A genomic window from Salvia hispanica cultivar TCC Black 2014 chromosome 5, UniMelb_Shisp_WGS_1.0, whole genome shotgun sequence includes:
- the LOC125187769 gene encoding protein Brevis radix-like 4 isoform X1, translating into MLTCIARSKQSSKDASSAIDLTPPEKYNSNATPTKQSIRSLSSQIKDMALKASGAYRHCAPCAAQTAPHQSDSERFHRRAGRRQLEARLKGISSGEGTPASASGRRVDPVVFVEESERKEWVAQVEPGVLITFLSLPRGGNDLKQIKFSREMFNKWQAQRWWTENCEKVTELYNVQRLNRQAFPLPGDDMASKIESVEHSPVTPPAGRECPNGVGAMASSSSDSLEQHSVQSTVSGTAKTEASSMRASDADRSGEMSISNAANMETEWVEEDEPGVYITIRALPHGRRELRRVRFSREKFGETHARVWWEQNRARIHEQYL; encoded by the exons ATGCTTACATGCATTGCACGTTCCAAGCAATCCAGCAAGGACGCGTCGTCGGCCATCGATCTTACCCCGCCGGAAAAGTACAACTCCAATGCTACTCCGACCAAACAATCCATCAGAAGCCTCTCCTCTCAG ATCAAGGATATGGCGCTGAAGGCGTCGGGCGCGTACCGCCACTGCGCGCCATGCGCCGCTCAAACGGCGCCGCATCAGTCCGACTCGGAGAGGTTCCACCGGCGGGCGGGGAGGAGGCAGCTGGAGGCGCGGCTGAAGGGGATCTCCAGCGGCGAGGGGACGCCGGCGTCGGCGAGCGGGCGCCGAGTCGACCCGGTCGTGTTCGTAGAAGAGAGCGAGCGGAAGGAGTGGGTGGCTCAAGTCGAACCCGGTGTGCTAATTACGTTCCTGTCCCTGCCACGTGGAGGCAATGATCTTAAGCAGATTAAATTCAG CCGAGAAATGTTCAACAAATGGCAAGCACAAAGGTGGTGGACGGAGAATTGTGAAAAGGTGACGGAGCTATACAACGTGCAGAGGCTAAATCGGCAAGCATTTCCTCTCCCAGGAGACGACATGGCCTCAAAGATAGAATCTGTCGAACACAGCCCAGTGACTCCGCCTGCAGGCCGCGAGTGCCCCAATGGAGTAGGGGCTATGGCCTCCTCTTCCTCGGATTCACTCGAGCAACACTCTGTGCAGAGCACAGTTAGTGGCACTGCTAAAACAGAAGCTTCCTCGATGAGGGCTAGCGACGCTGATCGATCTGGAGAGATGTCAATCAGCAATGCTGCCAATATGGAGACGGAGTGGGTGGAAGAGGATGAGCCCGGGGTGTATATTACCATCAGAGCTCTGCCTCATGGTAGGCGAGAGCTCAGACGTGTTCGGTTCAG CCGGGAGAAATTCGGAGAGACGCATGCTAGAGTGTGGTGGGAGCAGAATAGAGCAAGAATACACGAGCAGTACTTATGA
- the LOC125187240 gene encoding uncharacterized protein LOC125187240, which yields MASTSAVFMAAPVAQNRQLPPSAFLKPLPVRPSKVSAKPAVGKFQVRASLKEKVVTGLTAAALTASMIAPDAAEAAVSPSLKNFLLSIAYGGVVAVAIVGAIVAVSNFDPVKRG from the coding sequence ATGGCCTCCACCTCCGCAGTGTTCATGGCGGCGCCCGTGGCCCAAAACAGGCAGCTGCCACCCTCCGCATTCCTGAAGCCGTTGCCGGTGAGGCCGTCGAAGGTGTCGGCGAAGCCAGCCGTGGGGAAGTTCCAAGTGAGGGCTTCGCTCAAGGAGAAGGTGGTGACGGGCCTGACCGCGGCTGCGCTGACTGCTTCAATGATCGCCCCCGACGCCGCGGAGGCGGCCGTCAGTCCCTCTCTCAAGAACTTCCTCCTCAGCATTGCCTACGGCGGCGTTGTGGCGGTCGCCATCGTCGGTGCCATCGTTGCCGTCTCTAACTTCGATCCTGTCAAGCGGGGCTGA
- the LOC125190119 gene encoding alpha/beta hydrolase domain-containing protein WAV2-like has product MVSFVSALLYGVGGIVVAGMALLVAFQEKLVYVPVLPGLTKSYPITPARLRLLYEDVWLTSSDGVRLHAWFIKLSSDCKGPTILFFQENAGNIAHRLEMVRIMLQQLQCNVFMLSYRGYGASDGFPSQQGITKDAQAALNHLVERVDIDTSRIVVFGRSLGGAVGTALVRNNPDKVAALILENTFTSILDMAGVLLPFLKWFIGKGGSKGPKVLNFLVRSPWSTVDVIGEVKQPILLLSGLQDEMVPPAHMEMLYAKAAARNQQCSFVEFPTGMHMDTWLSGGDRYWRTIQEFLEKTVPEKKDSGSS; this is encoded by the exons ATGGTGTCGTTCGTGAGCGCGTTGCTCTATGGAGTTGGCGGAATCGTGGTGGCCGGCATGGCATTGCTCGTGGCTTTCCAGGAGAAGCTCGTCTACGTACCCGTGCTGCCTGGTCTCACTAAGTCCTACCCCATCACCCCTGCCCGTCTCCGCCTCTTATACGAGGATGTCTGGCTCACTTCATCTGACGGCGTCCGTCTTCACGCTTGGTTCATCAAGCTCTCCTCCGATTGTAAAG GTCCAACTATTCTCTTTTTCCAGGAAAATGCTGGCA ATATTGCTCACCGCCTTGAAATGGTTCGGATTATGTTACAGCAATTGCAATGCAATGTTTTCATGCTTTCATACAGAGG TTATGGAGCTAGTGATGGGTTCCCTTCACAACAAGGTATCACTAAGGATGCTCAG GCTGCTTTGAATCATCTGGTTGAAAGAGTAGATATTGACACTTCCAGAATTGTTGTCTTTGGAAGGTCTCTTGGGGGAGCTGTTGGAACTGCGCTAGTTAGAAACAATCCAGACAAG GTAGCTGCACTGATACTAGAAAATACTTTCACATCCATTTTGGACATGGCTGGAGTTCTCTTACCATTTCTGAAGTGGTTTATTGGAAAAGGTGGCTCCAAGGGTCCTAAAGttcttaattttcttgttCGTTCTCCCTGGAGCACTGTCGATGTTATTGGAGAG GTCAAACAGCCAATCCTCCTCCTTTCTGGACTACAAGATGAAATGGTTCCCCCAGCTCACATGGAGATGCTATATGCTAAAGCAGCTGCCCGGAATCAGCAGTGTTCATTTGTAGAATTCCCTACGGGAATGCATATGGATACATGGTTGTCTGGTGGTGATCGATATTGGAGAACAATTCAGGAGTTCTTGGAAAAAACAGTGCCAGAAAAGAAGGATAGTGGCTCCTCTTAA
- the LOC125187769 gene encoding protein Brevis radix-like 4 isoform X2, which produces MLLRPNNPSEASPLRCDDPQIKDMALKASGAYRHCAPCAAQTAPHQSDSERFHRRAGRRQLEARLKGISSGEGTPASASGRRVDPVVFVEESERKEWVAQVEPGVLITFLSLPRGGNDLKQIKFSREMFNKWQAQRWWTENCEKVTELYNVQRLNRQAFPLPGDDMASKIESVEHSPVTPPAGRECPNGVGAMASSSSDSLEQHSVQSTVSGTAKTEASSMRASDADRSGEMSISNAANMETEWVEEDEPGVYITIRALPHGRRELRRVRFSREKFGETHARVWWEQNRARIHEQYL; this is translated from the exons ATGCTACTCCGACCAAACAATCCATCAGAAGCCTCTCCTCTCAG ATGCGATGATCCGCAGATCAAGGATATGGCGCTGAAGGCGTCGGGCGCGTACCGCCACTGCGCGCCATGCGCCGCTCAAACGGCGCCGCATCAGTCCGACTCGGAGAGGTTCCACCGGCGGGCGGGGAGGAGGCAGCTGGAGGCGCGGCTGAAGGGGATCTCCAGCGGCGAGGGGACGCCGGCGTCGGCGAGCGGGCGCCGAGTCGACCCGGTCGTGTTCGTAGAAGAGAGCGAGCGGAAGGAGTGGGTGGCTCAAGTCGAACCCGGTGTGCTAATTACGTTCCTGTCCCTGCCACGTGGAGGCAATGATCTTAAGCAGATTAAATTCAG CCGAGAAATGTTCAACAAATGGCAAGCACAAAGGTGGTGGACGGAGAATTGTGAAAAGGTGACGGAGCTATACAACGTGCAGAGGCTAAATCGGCAAGCATTTCCTCTCCCAGGAGACGACATGGCCTCAAAGATAGAATCTGTCGAACACAGCCCAGTGACTCCGCCTGCAGGCCGCGAGTGCCCCAATGGAGTAGGGGCTATGGCCTCCTCTTCCTCGGATTCACTCGAGCAACACTCTGTGCAGAGCACAGTTAGTGGCACTGCTAAAACAGAAGCTTCCTCGATGAGGGCTAGCGACGCTGATCGATCTGGAGAGATGTCAATCAGCAATGCTGCCAATATGGAGACGGAGTGGGTGGAAGAGGATGAGCCCGGGGTGTATATTACCATCAGAGCTCTGCCTCATGGTAGGCGAGAGCTCAGACGTGTTCGGTTCAG CCGGGAGAAATTCGGAGAGACGCATGCTAGAGTGTGGTGGGAGCAGAATAGAGCAAGAATACACGAGCAGTACTTATGA
- the LOC125186065 gene encoding heme-binding protein 2-like — translation MNRMMISRTILAICCLAISVLLGCKGEVGYDAPPNCARLECPQYTVLHSQKDFEIRRYNDARWLVAPTIISKSYKEAASKGFRILFEYYGGKNSQGLKINMTAPVLVAPGEGGYKVHFYLPKQFQTFAPTPLNPDIRLANLPGKAHQYAAVRRFDGLITDETIPLNLEPLKRSLQSSHDYARAVEGGVTMLGAYNRPTQLTDRVNELFIWFN, via the exons ATGAATAGGATGATGATTTCAAGAACAATATTAGCAATTTGTTGTTTGGCAATTAGTGTGTTGTTAGGCTGCAAAGGCGAGGTTGGATATGATGCACCACCAAACTGCGCACGCCTCGAGTGCCCTCAATACACCGTGCTTCACTCTCAGAAAGATTTCGAAATCAGGCGTTACAACGATGCTAGATGGCTGGTTGCCCCTACCATCATCTCCAAATCTTACAAGGAAGCTGCTAGCAAAGGTTTCAgaat ATTATTTGAGTACTACGGTGGCAAGAATAGTCAAGGGTTGAAAATCAATATGACAGCTCCGGTCCTAGTGGCTCCGGGTGAGGGGGGCTACAAGGTCCATTTTTACCTGCCTAAACAGTTCCAAACATTCGCACCGACGCCACTAAACCCGGACATTCGCTTGGCCAATTTACCTGGAAAGGCTCATCAATATGCAGCGGTTAGAAGGTTTGATGGTTTGATTACTGACGAAACCATCCCTCTTAATTTGGAGCCCCTAAAGAGAAGCCTTCAATCGAGCCATGACTATGCCCGGGCAGTCGAGGGAGGAGTCACCATGCTTGGTGCATACAACAGGCCTACTCAACTCACAGACCGTGTTAACGAACTTTTTATTTGGTTTAACTGA
- the LOC125191354 gene encoding protein BIG GRAIN 1-like D encodes MHHIMPIYTHPKAPSFSSSLLDAIYHDNPASHRRTTATKAEDDIESLRRAMLIEKWMQTHSTTESSSAPTTSINKPKPKKPISPAGKKISNFFNSIFSPRNFKSSRHCLDDDEEWTSSSMRKSRSMKDAASTTSRSCLTKNASLRPAKSVRFLDQDKPKIGSHFIKKNIDSFRVFERKFDCYESTEDDMSCGSSDLFELENIDDLPVYETTSLHHSIGC; translated from the coding sequence ATGCATCATATCATGCCTATCTATACCCACCCCAAAGCCCcttccttctcctcctccctCCTCGACGCCATCTACCACGACAACCCCGCCTCCCACCGCCGCACCACCGCCACCAAAGCCGAGGACGACATCGAGAGCCTCCGCCGCGCCATGCTCATCGAGAAATGGATGCAAACCCACTCCACCACCGAATCCTCCTCCGCCCCAACAACATCCATCAACAAGCCCAAGCCCAAGAAGCCCATTTCACCAGCCGGCAAAAAAATCTCCAACTTCTTCAACTCCATTTTCAGCCCCCGCAACTTTAAATCATCAAGGCACTGCCTTGACGACGACGAAGAATGGACCTCCTCCTCCATGAGGAAGTCCAGATCGATGAAGGACGCAGCCTCAACGACGTCGCGGTCTTGCCTCACCAAGAACGCCTCCTTGAGGCCCGCCAAGTCGGTTAGGTTCCTAGACCAAGACAAGCCCAAAATTGGGAGCCATTTTATCAAGAAGAACATCGATAGCTTTCGAGTTTTTGAGAGGAAATTCGATTGCTATGAGAGTACTGAGGATGATATGAGCTGCGGTAGCTCGGATTTGTTCGAGCTCGAAAACATCGATGACTTGCCGGTGTATGAGACTACTAGTCTTCATCACAGCATTGGATGCTAA
- the LOC125189472 gene encoding omega-amidase, chloroplastic-like, with amino-acid sequence MPNFDYKMFVAEDVGRIGIGICYDIQFQELAAIYASRGAHLLCYPGAFNMTTGPLHWELMQRARAADFQLYVATCSPARDTGSSYVAWGHSTLVGPFGEVLATTEHEEAIVISEIDYSLIEQRRTYLPFERQRRGDIYQVVDVQRVGSV; translated from the exons ATgccaaattttgattataaaatgtttgttgCAGAAG ATGTTGGACGTATTGGTATAGGCATATGCTACGACATTCAGTTCCAAGAGCTAGCAGCAATATATGCTTCTAGAG GCGCCCACTTGCTTTGTTATCCAGGAGCCTTTAACATGACTACTGGTCCCCTTCACTGGGAGTTAATGCAGCGTGCACG GGCAGCTGATTTTCAG CTTTATGTAGCAACTTGTTCACCAGCTAGGGACACTGGCTCTAGTTATGTGGCTTGGGGCCATTCTACTCTCGTCGGGCCG TTTGGGGAGGTTCTTGCAACAACTGAACATGAAGAGGCGATAGTCATATCCGAGATTGATTATTCCCTTATTGAGCAAAGAAG AACATATCTTCCATTTGAGAGGCAGCGGCGAGGAGACATTTACCAGGTTGTTGATGTCCAGAGAGTTGGCTCGGTTTGA
- the LOC125189473 gene encoding uncharacterized protein LOC125189473: MHSESSSHSRSDKEISHSSSEEEVPPAPTGWDVAGFANNPVNNYISRFIQSELARMQQPPQRPIRRRRRYIDRDHAGGHDRLFANYFAEEPRYPADVFRRRFRMRRSLFLRIVNALSARYPEFQLQRDATGKLGLSPLQKCTVAIRQLAYGGSADMFDEYLQCGETTGNECLKNFCQGVREIFGGHYLRSPDAADCQFLGMTHGFPGMLGSIDCMHWQWKNRPTAWRGQFTTGYKGTHPTIILEAVADQRLWIWHAYFGIAGSNNDLNVLNSSPLFNERINGLGPSIEFTANGNVHNMGYYLADGIYPQWPVFLKTIRCPIGDSRKYFARAQESARKDVERAFGVLQSRFALVKGPTRFYYQGDIADIMYACIIMHNMIIEDEHEGVLNVTNDTSVASSSHGVSTESESARRGVPYNEHERFKAFMDIHQKEAHRALQHDMIEELWANRNRAHRP, from the exons ATGCATTCTGAATCATCTTCTCATTCTCGGTCCGACAAGGAGAtatctcattcttcttccgaagaGGAGGTACCTCCCGCTCCCACCGGATGGGATGTCGCGGGTTTCGCCAACAACCCAGTCAACAACTATATCTCCCGTTTCATACAAAGCGAGCTTGCTCGAATGCAGCAGCCACCCCAACGGCCAATCCGCAGGCGGCGCCGATACATCGACCGCGACCACGCTGGTGGGCACGATCGGCTGTTCGCCAATTATTTTGCTGAGGAACCACGTTATCCGGCAGATGTATTTCGTCGCCGATTCAGAATGCGCCGCTCCCTCTTCCTGCGCATTGTTAATGCGTTGTCCGCGCGTTACCCCGAGTTCCAGCTCCAGCGAGACGCCACAGGGAAGCTCGGTCTATCGCCCCTGCAGAAATGCACTGTTGCCATCCGACAATTGGCATATGGAGGGTCCGCCGACATGTTCGATGAGTATCTGCAATGCGGCGAGACGACTGGCAACGAGTGCCTGAAGAATTTTTGTCAGGGCGTGCGAGAGATATTTGGGGGGCACTACCTTCGCTCGCCGGACGCAGCTGACTGCCAGTttctagggat GACCCACGGCTTTCCGGGGATGCTCGGTAGCATCGACTGTATGCACTGGCAGTGGAAGAACCGCCCAACCGCGTGGCGAGGCCAGTTCACTACCGGCTACAAAGGTACGCATCCCACCATCATTCTTGAAGCCGTTGCCGACCAACGgctttggatttggcatgcttattttggtatagccgggtcgaacaacgacctaaatgttctcaattcgtcgccccttttcaacgagcggATCAACGGGTTAGGCCCCTCCATCGAATTCACGGCCAATGGCAATGTGCATAACATGGGGTACTACCTGGCTGACGGCATCTATCCGCAATGGCCCGTGTttttgaagacgatcagatgccCAATCGGAGATAGTAGAAAGTATTTTGCCCGAGCGCAAGAGTctgcgcgcaaggatgtggagagggcgtttggggtgctccaatcaCGATTTGCATTGGTAAAGGGCCCGACGCGCTTTTACTACCAGGGGGATAttgccgacatcatgtatgcgtgcatcatcatgcataacatgatcatcGAGGATGAACACGAAGGCGTCCTCAACGTCACCAACGACACCAGTGTTGCATCATCGAGTCACGGTGTCTCAACCGAGTCCGAGTCCGCCCGCCGGGGTGTACCGTACAACGAACATGAACGGTTCAAGGCGTTCATGGACATACACCAAAAGGAGGCCCATCGAGCACTACAACACGATATGATCGAAGAATTGTGGGCAAATAGAAACCGCGCCCaccgcccttga